The proteins below are encoded in one region of Paramisgurnus dabryanus chromosome 2, PD_genome_1.1, whole genome shotgun sequence:
- the LOC135730798 gene encoding fatty-acid amide hydrolase 2-B-like → MALKLGESVKYWIAVLVPRLLLALFRLLSPGRSGGSKRLAPIENPLLTLSAMQLAQKIRRREVTSVEVVQAYIDRIQEVNPLLNAVVKDRFSSALLEAAQVDKKIKENNEGEEVLKDRFPLLGVPLSVKESFSLEGMPNATGLISRAKFISSVDGPVVGLLKRAGAIPLGVTNTSELCMWLESNNHLYGITNNPYDLERTCGGSSGGEGSIIGGGAAVIGIGSDIGGSIRIPCFFNGIFGHKTTRGVVSNEGQFPQISGVRDDYLSTGPICRYAEDLLPLLKIMAGPNADKLSLSDKVDLKKLRFFTIVDDGGSHVTLPVDQQLIEAQKRVVARLEADLGVTVKEVRFPQLKYAFQIWDTLMALPDRDGKPPRPFVELMADGGSVWLIWEVIKSIFRRSEHTVAAIGFALYEKTHSSVPSPFILKQKEELQREVDELLGTDGVLLYPSHPVLAPKHHHPLFTPGNVAYTGIMNILNLPVTQCPLGLSKEQLPLGVQVVAGKFQDHLTLAVAQYLEMTFGGWRDPGVA, encoded by the exons ATGGCATTGAAGCTCGGAGAGAGCGTGAAATATTGGATCGCAGTCCTTGTGCCTCGGCTGCTTTTGGCACTTTTTAGGTTGCTCTCACCCGGGAGATCAGGCGGATCTAAACGTCTCGCTCCCATAGAAAACCCACTTCTTACACTGTCTGCAATGCAGCTGGCTCAGAAGATACGTAGAAGAGAG gTAACAAGTGTGGAGGTTGTCCAGGCTTACATTGACAGGATACAGGAAGTAAACCCACTGCTCAATGCTGTTGTCAAAGACAG GTTCTCATCAGCACTATTGGAGGCCGCTCAggtagataaaaaaataaaggagaACAATGAAGGAGAAGAAGTTCTGAAGGATCGATTTCCTCTGCTGGGTGTCCCACTATCTGTTAAAGAGTCTTTCTCTCTTGAGG GTATGCCCAATGCTACCGGCTTGATATCCAGGGCTAAATTCATTTCCAGTGTGGATGGTCCAGTTGTGGGCTTGTTGAAGAGAGCCGGAGCTATTCCTTTAGGTGTCACCAACACCAGTGAGCTCTGCATGTGGCTGGAGTCCAACAACCACCTGTATGGGATCACCAACAACCCTTATGATCTAGAGAGGACATGTGGAGGAAGTTCAg GTGGTGAGGGTAGTATCATAGGTGGCGGTGCAGCTGTTATAGGCATTGGCTCTGATATCGGAGGAAGTATCCGTATACCGTGTTTtttcaatgggatttttggccACAAAACAACAAGAG GTGTGGTGTCAAATGAAGGTCAGTTTCCCCAAATTTCCGGTGTTCGCGATGACTATCTGAGCACCGGTCCCATATGCCGCTATGCTGAAGATCTCCTCCCCCTTTTGAAGATAATGGCTGGACCCAATGCCGACAA ACTCTCCCTCTCTGACAAGGTGGATCTGAAAAAGTTGCGTTTCTTCACAATTGTAGATGATGGAGGATCTCACGTGACTTTGCCAGTAGATCAGCAGCTCATTGAAGCTCAAAAGAGG GTGGTTGCACGTTTAGAGGCTGATCTGGGAGTTACGGTGAAAGAAGTTCGTTTTCCTCAGCTCAAGTACGCTTTTCAGATCTGGGATACACTTATGGCTTTACCTGACAGAGATGGCAAG CCTCCTCGACCTTTTGTTGAGCTTATGGCAGATGGGGGCTCTGTTTGGCTCATATGGGAGGTGATAAAAAGCATATTTAGAAGATCTGAACACACGGTGGCTGCAATTG GATTTGCTCTCTATGAGAAGACTCACAGCAGCGTACCGTCTCCGTTTATCCTGAAGCAGAAGGAAGAACTCCAGAGAGAGGTGGATGAGCTACTGGGAACAGATGGAGTTTTGCTCTACCCCTCTCATCCTGTCCTCGCTCCCAAACACCATCACCCTCTATTCACTCCTGGAAACGTAGCTTACACAG GAATTATGAACATCCTGAACCTGCCAGTGACCCAGTGTCCATTGGGACTGAGTAAAGAGCAATTACCCTTAGGGGTGCAGGTGGTGGCAGGGAAGTTTCAAGACCACCTGACCCTAGCTGTGGCACAGTATCTAGAGATGACTTTCGGAGGCTGGAGAGATCCTGGAGTGGCGTGA